The Alphaproteobacteria bacterium nucleotide sequence AATTGCTATCCCATGGGCCACACAGAAGTTTTTTGGCAAGGAGGCAAGGAATTTCCGTACAAAGGGTCGGATTTTGGGTACTTGGTTTGGCGCAAAAGAGACTGCTGTTTGGGTTAGTTTTATTTGTTGGAGAAGCATATGACACAACGAATTATTGTACTATTTTTGGGGATGATTCTCAGCAGTCTAGGTGCCGAAGAGGATGCCCAATCACTAATAAATCAAGCTGAACAAGCGTCTCAATTTGGATCGATTGATGCGAAAGCGTTGATCCATTCCCTTAAAGATCCAGAAGGGAAGATCTCTAAGATTCTCAAAGGCAAAGTTGGAAAGAGTTGCACAAGTGCGCATTCTGATCAACCTTCCGGAAAATGTGGGATGAATCTTAAACCCCTGAAAGATGATAAGTCCCTTGCTCAACTGTACATCTTCGTCTCATCAAGTATGCCTCAAGAATCAATCAAAGTTTTAGGTCAGCAAGCTCAGAAGATTGGAGCGCATGTGGTGTTTCGAGGGTTGGTTGGGGAAACATTTCCGAAGACGCAAAGTTACATGAAGGAATTAGGAGTTGCGGTTGAGATTGATCCCCCAAAGTTCGACAATTATAAAGCCACTGTCGTTCCAACATTCATCCTTGTTAACAAACAAACCATTGATCGAGTTGCGGGGCATATAACACTATTAGAAGCGCTTGATCAGTTTCAGAAAAAAGGAGAGTTAAAGACACAAGCTCAAGAATTATATCAAACCCTTCAA carries:
- a CDS encoding TraU family protein — translated: NCYPMGHTEVFWQGGKEFPYKGSDFGYLVWRKRDCCLG